The Candidatus Margulisiibacteriota bacterium genome has a window encoding:
- a CDS encoding helix-turn-helix domain-containing protein: MGGRKKGLSPEAKKTAKAAVSLYKSNENNVNEICDILNISKLTLYRHLKSESVN; this comes from the coding sequence TTGGGTGGCCGAAAGAAGGGCCTCAGTCCTGAAGCCAAAAAAACAGCTAAAGCAGCAGTTTCGTTGTATAAAAGCAATGAAAATAATGTAAATGAGATTTGCGATATTTTAAATATCAGTAAATTGACACTGTATCGCCACTTGAAAAGTGAAAGCGTAAATTAA